From Microbacterium invictum, the proteins below share one genomic window:
- a CDS encoding SseB family protein yields MALFSRRSKAQSETPSADAPGPDDAVTSTDNAVVTDAGAVADGAAGAVADGTPGAADRGMSGAVSANSDSGTPEAVAADTASDTGDAAVVGATEPETPAEPVPHVNISVSTYGKPAASTPPASTRKQPPAEAPAQTEKVPGLPDNVVLRSALAALPEKPGNLDIMNAMRQSLQGNLYVRVRGDAKSLLAEGKQLTLAVSAIDDKRFLLAFTGGEALQRSIASDGDTKTSAVGQPAQVVLRNVIEGPYAGLIIDHATPQARIILPSQLIQKSVEEADEGFPLKNLLARPRTDATAADIADALTRAKFWVAAGKADDSARVGLAEVRTEAGARLLQIFSHPLEVLVQGRDERPLPLTAEQLGKALAADPDITGILLDPAGPWITLTRDDLAPVIALAG; encoded by the coding sequence ATGGCACTGTTCTCCCGCCGCTCCAAAGCCCAGTCCGAGACCCCTTCCGCCGACGCGCCGGGACCGGACGATGCCGTCACCTCGACGGACAATGCCGTGGTGACGGATGCCGGAGCCGTCGCCGACGGAGCAGCCGGAGCCGTCGCCGACGGAACGCCCGGAGCCGCCGACCGCGGCATGTCCGGAGCCGTCTCCGCGAACAGCGACTCCGGCACGCCCGAGGCCGTCGCCGCGGACACCGCTTCCGATACCGGCGACGCGGCGGTCGTCGGCGCGACGGAACCGGAGACTCCCGCCGAGCCGGTGCCGCACGTGAACATCTCGGTGTCGACGTACGGCAAGCCCGCGGCATCCACGCCACCGGCATCCACTCGAAAGCAGCCGCCCGCCGAAGCGCCCGCGCAGACCGAGAAGGTTCCCGGACTCCCCGACAACGTGGTGCTGCGCAGTGCGCTCGCGGCGCTGCCCGAGAAGCCCGGCAACCTCGACATCATGAACGCGATGCGGCAGTCGCTGCAGGGCAACCTGTACGTGCGCGTGCGCGGCGACGCGAAGTCCCTCCTCGCCGAAGGCAAGCAGCTCACCCTCGCTGTGTCGGCGATCGACGACAAGCGGTTCCTGCTGGCGTTCACCGGAGGCGAGGCGCTGCAGCGGAGCATCGCATCGGACGGCGACACGAAGACCTCTGCCGTCGGCCAGCCGGCGCAGGTCGTGCTGCGCAACGTCATCGAGGGACCGTACGCCGGACTCATCATCGACCACGCGACGCCGCAGGCGCGGATCATCCTGCCGTCCCAGCTGATCCAGAAGTCGGTCGAAGAGGCCGACGAGGGGTTCCCGCTGAAGAACCTGCTCGCGAGGCCGCGCACCGATGCGACGGCGGCCGACATCGCCGACGCGCTCACCCGCGCCAAGTTCTGGGTTGCAGCCGGGAAGGCCGACGACTCCGCGCGGGTGGGCCTCGCCGAGGTGCGCACCGAAGCGGGCGCGCGCCTGCTGCAGATCTTCAGTCACCCGCTCGAAGTGCTCGTCCAGGGTCGCGACGAACGGCCCCTGCCGCTGACGGCGGAGCAGCTCGGCAAGGCGCTTGCCGCCGACCCCGACATCACCGGCATCCTGCTCGACCCGGCAGGCCCGTGGATCACGCTCACCCGTGACGACCTCGCCCCGGTCATCGCGCTCGCGGGGTGA
- a CDS encoding DUF4440 domain-containing protein, producing the protein MDDLDLQFFVGLELRVWDALADGDAAADHELLSSDFVGVYPTGFAGKADHAAQLADGPTVASYAITEARFMKVSPDAIMLSYCAEYRRPDRSEPEAMYVSSLWQQRDGRWWNTFSQDSPVGAATV; encoded by the coding sequence ATGGATGACCTCGACCTCCAGTTCTTCGTCGGTCTCGAGTTGCGCGTCTGGGATGCGCTGGCCGACGGCGACGCAGCCGCCGACCACGAACTGCTGTCGTCCGACTTCGTCGGGGTGTACCCGACGGGCTTCGCCGGCAAAGCTGACCATGCTGCCCAGCTGGCTGATGGGCCCACGGTCGCGTCGTACGCGATCACCGAAGCGCGGTTCATGAAGGTCTCGCCCGATGCGATCATGCTGAGCTACTGCGCCGAGTACCGGCGCCCCGACCGCAGCGAGCCAGAGGCGATGTACGTGAGCTCACTGTGGCAGCAGCGCGACGGCCGCTGGTGGAACACCTTCAGCCAGGACTCGCCGGTCGGCGCCGCCACGGTCTAG
- a CDS encoding HNH endonuclease signature motif containing protein: MLDLSDRSVVEIARDLAAIANDVARLQALMAGVAAHRSQRKDGQNGLSATEGHASPASLIQDITGGSKADVLRQVRVGKALLEEVIELREGRPGAGPESGQGGPGSGAGGSGAGGEGASGEAAVPAAAPRATWKTVLRDAHLGRRLTAEQHDVIRRGLGEPFDDSEDTAQVWVVAAASLVDDAVNLTVEDLAVHARAVRDAIDPVGAEQRYARRFENRSFRTWLDREGQHRGSIVFDDEDGAWINAITAAGLRPRRGGPRFMTDEERARAAELAHDPRSNDQLAYDLVMSVLRAGAVADAKDVFGVRQPGVRMLIVNNPDSGGGDPGPRDAYGRLLTAGFTEDRGHPLPGSVIDRNLCMHGTTEVTVDGCGNPLDAGREHRLFQPKQRLALAARDGGCMWPGCDMPGSYCEAHHIDPVAEGGRTDIDRGILLCKYHHLLLHNRGWRITRDGKRAFILHPPPDVGGPPVTLVSKAPWKWAWDPPPPPSKPNWRAA; the protein is encoded by the coding sequence GTGTTGGATCTCAGTGACCGGTCGGTGGTGGAGATCGCGCGGGATCTCGCGGCGATCGCGAATGATGTGGCCCGGTTGCAGGCGCTGATGGCCGGGGTGGCGGCGCATCGGTCGCAGCGCAAGGACGGGCAGAACGGGCTGTCGGCCACGGAGGGTCATGCGAGCCCGGCGTCGTTGATCCAGGACATCACGGGCGGGTCGAAGGCTGACGTGCTGCGGCAGGTGCGTGTCGGGAAGGCGCTGCTCGAAGAGGTCATCGAGTTGCGGGAGGGGCGCCCGGGTGCCGGGCCCGAGTCGGGACAGGGAGGGCCGGGGTCCGGCGCTGGTGGGTCGGGTGCCGGTGGTGAGGGCGCTTCCGGCGAGGCGGCTGTCCCCGCGGCGGCACCGCGGGCGACGTGGAAGACGGTGCTGCGTGATGCGCATCTGGGTCGCCGGCTCACCGCGGAGCAGCATGATGTGATCCGCCGGGGTCTGGGGGAGCCGTTCGACGATTCCGAGGACACCGCACAGGTGTGGGTGGTGGCGGCGGCCTCGCTTGTGGATGACGCCGTGAACTTGACGGTGGAGGATCTGGCGGTTCACGCCCGCGCGGTGCGTGACGCGATCGACCCGGTCGGGGCGGAGCAGCGGTACGCCAGACGTTTTGAGAACCGGTCGTTTCGGACCTGGCTGGATCGGGAGGGGCAGCACCGGGGCAGTATCGTGTTCGACGACGAAGACGGCGCGTGGATCAACGCGATCACCGCTGCCGGGCTGCGGCCTCGCCGCGGTGGCCCCCGGTTCATGACCGATGAGGAACGCGCCCGGGCGGCTGAGCTTGCTCATGATCCGCGCAGCAACGACCAGCTCGCCTACGACCTGGTGATGTCGGTGCTGCGTGCCGGGGCTGTGGCCGACGCGAAGGACGTCTTCGGGGTCCGGCAACCCGGCGTCCGCATGCTCATCGTGAACAACCCCGACAGCGGCGGCGGGGATCCCGGTCCGCGTGACGCGTATGGGCGGCTGTTGACTGCCGGGTTCACCGAAGACCGTGGGCATCCGTTGCCCGGGTCGGTCATCGACCGCAACCTGTGCATGCACGGGACCACCGAGGTCACCGTTGACGGGTGCGGCAACCCGCTGGACGCCGGGCGTGAGCACCGCCTGTTCCAACCTAAACAGCGTCTCGCGCTGGCTGCCCGCGACGGCGGGTGCATGTGGCCGGGGTGCGACATGCCGGGCTCGTACTGCGAGGCCCATCACATCGACCCGGTGGCCGAAGGCGGACGCACCGACATCGACCGGGGCATCCTGCTGTGCAAATACCATCACCTGCTGCTCCACAACCGGGGCTGGCGGATCACCCGCGACGGGAAACGTGCGTTCATCCTGCACCCGCCACCCGACGTCGGCGGCCCACCCGTCACCCTGGTCTCCAAAGCACCCTGGAAATGGGCGTGGGATCCACCACCCCCACCCTCCAAACCGAACTGGCGCGCCGCCTGA
- a CDS encoding ATP-dependent helicase, translated as MPEPQGPMIVGEPSSGARADDDLLRGLNPPQRDAVTYRGQALLIVAGAGSGKTSVLTRRIASLLRNREAWPSQILAITFTNKAAGEMRERVQQLVGDSAQSMWISTFHSACVRILRREAQQFGFTKSFTIYDSGDSRALIKRLVKEHEADAFGLTPASVQGRISKLKNELADAESFARQANMSDPAERLFAEIFADYQRALQKANAFDFDDLIAQTVYLFRAFPHVADVYRRRFRHVLVDEYQDTNHAQYALIHELTRPVVGDAEPYAAGGMMIFEASEAPELEGASLTVVGDSDQSIYAFRGADIRNITEFERDFPGAKVVLLEQNYRSTQNILSAANAVIGHNFDRKDKKLWTDVGDGDPIIGFTGYSQHDEAQFVADEVEALRRKGVDYAQMAVFYRTNSQSRALEEILIRSAVPYKIMGGTKFYDRAEIKDALAYLVAVTNPADELAVRRILNKPRRGIGDVTETTIARYAADEGITFRDALANASALGVGPKIQHAISHLDAVLAEATEIMLPSSGEVAPPAAVTEGLTLLLNKSGYLDALRISKDPQDEARVENLDELVAVTREFARNNPEGTILDFLTEVALVSDADDLDDASGSVSLMTMHTAKGLEYDAVFVTGVEEDLIPHRISAGEPGGPQEERRLFYVALTRARKRLYLSLAMTRAQFGEVSVAMPSRFLQEIPHELIDWRQSPGDVNSRGGSRSRALNARRPGGGFGGSGGGGAGGSGGGRYGDDLVPLPRREKPVGSIEKFANRIPAKVRDNSDLELAPGDRIRHDDFGDGRVDMVTGEGAKRVAHVRFDSAGAKKLLIKIAPISKL; from the coding sequence ATGCCTGAACCCCAAGGGCCCATGATCGTGGGCGAACCATCCAGCGGCGCGCGCGCCGACGACGACCTGCTCCGCGGGCTCAATCCGCCGCAACGCGACGCCGTCACCTACCGCGGGCAGGCGCTGCTGATCGTCGCCGGCGCCGGGTCGGGCAAGACCAGCGTGCTCACTCGCCGCATCGCGTCGCTGCTGCGCAACCGTGAGGCGTGGCCGAGCCAGATCCTCGCGATCACGTTCACGAACAAGGCGGCCGGTGAAATGCGCGAGCGCGTGCAGCAGCTGGTCGGCGACAGTGCGCAGAGCATGTGGATTTCGACGTTCCACTCCGCGTGCGTGCGGATCCTGCGCCGTGAGGCGCAGCAGTTCGGGTTCACCAAGAGCTTCACGATCTACGACTCGGGCGACTCACGTGCGCTGATCAAACGCCTCGTCAAAGAGCACGAAGCCGATGCGTTCGGCCTCACTCCGGCATCCGTTCAGGGGCGCATCTCGAAGCTCAAGAACGAACTCGCCGATGCGGAGTCGTTCGCCCGCCAGGCGAACATGTCCGATCCCGCCGAGCGGCTGTTCGCCGAGATCTTCGCCGACTACCAGCGGGCGCTGCAGAAGGCGAACGCGTTCGACTTCGACGACCTGATCGCGCAGACCGTCTACCTGTTCCGCGCGTTCCCGCATGTGGCCGACGTCTACCGCCGCCGGTTCCGGCATGTGCTGGTCGACGAGTATCAGGACACCAACCATGCGCAGTACGCCCTGATCCACGAGCTGACCCGACCGGTGGTGGGCGACGCGGAGCCGTATGCCGCGGGCGGAATGATGATCTTCGAGGCGTCCGAAGCGCCAGAGCTCGAGGGCGCTTCGCTCACGGTGGTCGGCGACTCCGACCAGTCGATCTACGCGTTCCGCGGCGCCGACATCCGCAACATCACCGAGTTCGAGCGGGACTTCCCAGGGGCGAAGGTCGTGCTGCTCGAGCAGAACTACCGGTCCACCCAGAACATCCTGTCGGCGGCGAACGCGGTCATCGGCCACAACTTCGACCGCAAGGACAAGAAGCTGTGGACAGACGTCGGCGACGGCGACCCCATCATCGGGTTCACCGGCTACTCGCAGCACGACGAGGCGCAGTTCGTCGCCGACGAGGTCGAGGCGCTGCGCCGCAAGGGCGTCGACTACGCGCAGATGGCCGTGTTCTACCGGACCAACTCGCAGTCGCGTGCACTGGAGGAGATCTTGATCCGCTCGGCGGTGCCGTACAAGATCATGGGCGGCACGAAGTTCTACGACCGCGCCGAGATCAAGGACGCCCTCGCCTACCTCGTCGCAGTGACGAACCCTGCCGACGAACTGGCCGTCCGCCGCATCCTGAACAAGCCGCGCCGCGGCATCGGCGACGTCACCGAGACGACGATCGCGCGCTACGCGGCCGACGAGGGCATCACCTTCCGCGACGCTCTCGCCAACGCATCGGCGCTCGGGGTGGGGCCGAAGATCCAGCACGCCATCTCGCACCTCGACGCGGTGCTGGCCGAAGCCACCGAGATCATGCTGCCCTCGTCGGGCGAGGTCGCGCCCCCGGCGGCGGTCACCGAGGGGCTGACGCTGCTGCTGAACAAGTCGGGCTATCTCGACGCGCTGCGCATCTCGAAGGATCCGCAGGACGAGGCGCGCGTGGAGAACCTCGACGAACTGGTCGCCGTCACGCGCGAGTTCGCGCGCAACAATCCCGAGGGTACGATCCTCGACTTCCTCACCGAGGTCGCACTGGTGTCGGATGCCGATGATCTCGACGATGCCTCCGGCTCGGTCTCGCTGATGACGATGCACACCGCCAAGGGCCTCGAGTACGACGCCGTGTTCGTCACCGGTGTCGAGGAAGACCTCATCCCGCACCGCATCTCGGCGGGCGAGCCCGGCGGCCCGCAGGAAGAGCGACGCCTCTTCTATGTGGCGCTCACGCGCGCGCGCAAGCGGCTCTACCTCTCGCTCGCGATGACTCGTGCGCAGTTCGGCGAGGTGTCGGTCGCGATGCCCAGCCGGTTCCTGCAGGAGATCCCGCACGAGCTCATCGACTGGCGGCAGTCGCCCGGCGACGTGAACTCGCGTGGCGGGTCGCGGTCCCGCGCGCTGAACGCGCGCCGGCCCGGCGGTGGGTTCGGCGGTTCGGGCGGCGGTGGTGCCGGCGGCTCTGGTGGTGGCCGGTACGGTGACGACCTGGTGCCGCTGCCGCGGCGCGAGAAGCCGGTCGGGTCGATCGAGAAGTTCGCGAACCGGATCCCCGCGAAGGTTCGCGACAACAGCGACCTCGAGCTGGCTCCAGGGGATCGGATCAGGCACGACGACTTCGGTGACGGTCGCGTCGACATGGTCACCGGCGAGGGCGCCAAGCGCGTCGCGCACGTGCGGTTCGACAGCGCGGGAGCGAAGAAGCTGCTCATCAAGATCGCGCCCATCAGCAAGCTGTAG
- a CDS encoding DUF5615 family PIN-like protein, whose translation MSDAVIAAIAIEHGATVVSFDRDFARFPALRWEVPSE comes from the coding sequence GTGAGCGACGCCGTGATTGCCGCGATCGCGATCGAACACGGGGCGACCGTCGTGAGCTTCGACCGCGATTTTGCACGGTTCCCGGCGCTGCGGTGGGAGGTTCCGAGCGAGTGA
- a CDS encoding YccF domain-containing protein, with product MRTLLNIIWLVLSGFWMFLGYMLAGVLLCIPIITIPWAIASFRIGVYALWPFGQTIIAKPTAGVGSFLGNVIWVILAGIWLAIGHITTGIALCITIIGIPLGIASFKMVPISLMPLGKEIVPSP from the coding sequence ATGCGCACCCTTCTCAACATCATCTGGCTCGTGCTGTCGGGCTTCTGGATGTTCCTGGGCTACATGCTCGCCGGGGTGCTGCTGTGCATCCCGATCATCACGATCCCGTGGGCGATCGCGTCGTTCCGCATCGGGGTCTACGCGCTGTGGCCGTTCGGGCAGACGATCATCGCGAAGCCGACGGCCGGTGTCGGGTCGTTCCTCGGCAACGTGATCTGGGTGATCCTCGCGGGCATCTGGCTCGCGATCGGGCACATCACCACCGGCATCGCGCTGTGCATCACGATCATCGGCATTCCGCTGGGCATCGCCAGCTTCAAGATGGTGCCGATCTCGCTCATGCCGCTGGGCAAGGAGATCGTCCCGAGCCCGTGA
- a CDS encoding dihydrofolate reductase family protein, with the protein MGVLRYSINVTIDGCVDHREGYVDAESHQHAEETIARADALLLGRVTYQMMEDAWRPPASDAMPDWAKPFGRTIDAAKKYVVSSTLHTVDWNAELVEGDLAEAVRALTATMDLYVGGVTLPTALAALDLIDEYEFVVHPRIAGHGPRLLDGLGSAIDLVATGRTDLRSGLVVNSYVPRSRT; encoded by the coding sequence ATGGGCGTGTTGAGATATTCGATCAACGTCACGATCGACGGATGCGTTGACCACCGTGAAGGGTATGTGGACGCCGAGTCGCATCAGCACGCTGAGGAGACCATCGCCCGTGCGGATGCGCTGCTTCTCGGACGCGTGACGTACCAGATGATGGAAGACGCCTGGAGGCCTCCCGCGTCGGACGCCATGCCCGATTGGGCGAAGCCGTTCGGCCGGACGATCGATGCGGCGAAGAAGTACGTGGTCTCGTCGACATTGCACACCGTCGACTGGAATGCCGAACTGGTCGAGGGCGACCTCGCCGAGGCAGTTCGGGCGCTGACGGCCACCATGGACCTCTACGTCGGCGGTGTGACACTTCCGACCGCTCTGGCGGCGCTGGACCTCATCGACGAATACGAGTTCGTCGTACATCCGCGCATCGCAGGGCACGGTCCTCGTCTGCTCGACGGGCTCGGTTCGGCCATCGACCTCGTTGCGACGGGACGGACGGACTTGCGCTCCGGCCTCGTCGTGAACTCGTACGTGCCACGATCGCGCACGTGA
- the arfB gene encoding alternative ribosome rescue aminoacyl-tRNA hydrolase ArfB: protein MPAAHRPGLRVDSRLTIPESELSWRFSRSSGPGGQGVNTADSRVELVWDVAGSAVLSPIHKERILERLSGRLVEGVLTIAASEHRAQLRNRDAARARLVSLVVEALRPPSPPRRPTGPSRGSKERRLKAKKHRTDIKQLRRPPHD, encoded by the coding sequence ATGCCTGCCGCCCACCGTCCCGGTCTCCGGGTCGACTCGAGGCTCACGATCCCCGAGTCGGAACTGTCGTGGCGGTTCTCGCGGTCGTCCGGTCCCGGCGGGCAAGGCGTGAACACCGCCGATTCGCGCGTCGAGCTCGTCTGGGATGTCGCCGGCTCGGCCGTGCTCTCGCCGATCCACAAAGAGCGGATCCTCGAGCGGCTCAGCGGACGCCTCGTCGAGGGCGTGCTGACGATCGCGGCGTCCGAGCATCGCGCACAGCTGCGCAACCGGGACGCGGCGCGCGCCCGGCTCGTCTCCCTCGTCGTCGAGGCGCTGCGTCCGCCGTCACCGCCGCGGAGGCCGACGGGGCCGAGTCGGGGCTCCAAGGAGCGCCGACTCAAAGCGAAGAAGCACCGCACCGACATCAAGCAGCTGCGCCGGCCACCTCACGACTGA
- a CDS encoding FUSC family protein yields MASTPPRRGIAGALRSAVGEVLAASRLILALKTALAAAVAWYLAPLVPFADAEYSYYAPLGVLVAMYPTVVDSVRSGLLALLGLACGVALGLGGLAIISAGAPGIVALGLVVGVGVALGGVRELEAGRDWIAIAGLFVLLLGGQNADEFSLSYLATMAFGVVVGIAANYLVLPPLYLREAGDRLSDLRGGVVALLTRIAEMMDAGEIDAAELDRDADALATLVGAVSVDVQDADRSRRGNPRARRAGDASERNSRRWWALERTAFFARDVADLVSRNPELRDGSRGRPELLAEALRRAADAVAAPLGAPEADEQLAAAADAVDRYAATVGDGIGPSAAVASSLGRITAMSRPFA; encoded by the coding sequence ATGGCATCCACCCCACCCCGCCGCGGCATCGCCGGAGCCCTGCGATCGGCGGTGGGCGAGGTCTTGGCGGCGTCTCGGCTGATCCTGGCGCTGAAGACGGCGCTCGCCGCCGCGGTGGCGTGGTATCTGGCGCCGCTCGTGCCCTTCGCCGACGCGGAGTACTCGTACTATGCGCCGCTGGGCGTGCTCGTGGCGATGTATCCCACGGTGGTCGACTCCGTGCGGTCCGGGCTGCTCGCGCTCCTCGGGCTCGCATGCGGTGTCGCGCTCGGTCTCGGCGGGCTCGCGATCATCAGTGCGGGCGCTCCGGGGATCGTGGCGCTCGGGCTCGTCGTCGGTGTCGGAGTGGCGCTCGGCGGCGTACGCGAGCTCGAGGCGGGACGCGACTGGATCGCCATCGCCGGCCTGTTCGTGCTGCTGTTGGGCGGCCAGAACGCGGACGAGTTCTCGCTCTCGTATCTCGCGACGATGGCCTTCGGGGTCGTGGTCGGCATCGCCGCGAACTACCTCGTGCTTCCGCCGCTGTACCTGCGCGAGGCCGGCGATCGGCTCTCCGACCTGCGCGGCGGAGTGGTCGCGCTGCTGACGCGCATCGCCGAGATGATGGATGCCGGTGAGATCGACGCCGCTGAACTCGACCGCGACGCCGATGCGCTCGCGACGCTGGTGGGCGCGGTCTCCGTGGATGTGCAGGATGCCGATCGCAGCCGTCGCGGCAATCCTCGAGCCCGGCGGGCGGGGGACGCGTCGGAACGGAACTCCCGGCGGTGGTGGGCGTTGGAGCGGACGGCGTTCTTCGCCCGGGATGTCGCGGATCTGGTGTCGCGGAACCCCGAGCTGAGGGATGGCTCGCGCGGGCGGCCGGAGCTGCTGGCCGAGGCGCTGCGACGTGCGGCGGACGCGGTGGCAGCACCGCTGGGCGCACCCGAGGCCGACGAGCAGCTGGCCGCCGCCGCCGACGCCGTGGATCGCTATGCCGCGACGGTGGGCGACGGTATCGGGCCGTCGGCCGCGGTGGCATCGTCGCTCGGGCGCATCACTGCGATGTCGCGGCCGTTCGCGTGA
- a CDS encoding alpha/beta fold hydrolase produces MTVADPSIFEPDGRAIRHVVDGEGDGPVLVLLPGRGLDITYLGTLAMVLEEEGFRVVRVGSRRTAAATMHDLAQDVIDVLDHLGFDDAWIGGHGFGGTIARTVALDHDDRVNGVLLLTVDGASAENDDVSGALPQDAEIAGMQAAALAATPEAEWATVAPNHPILIIQGADDPIAPPVNGEQLRATAPHLVSLTTIEGAGHLFVSTHAGETGFLIEDYLGMD; encoded by the coding sequence ATGACAGTCGCAGACCCCAGCATCTTCGAGCCGGACGGCCGCGCCATCCGCCACGTCGTCGACGGCGAGGGCGACGGCCCCGTGCTGGTGCTGCTGCCCGGGCGCGGTCTCGACATCACCTACCTCGGCACGCTCGCCATGGTGCTCGAGGAAGAGGGCTTCCGCGTCGTCCGCGTCGGCTCGCGTCGCACGGCTGCGGCCACGATGCACGACCTCGCCCAAGACGTGATCGACGTGCTCGACCACCTCGGCTTCGACGACGCCTGGATCGGCGGGCACGGGTTCGGCGGCACGATCGCCCGGACCGTCGCGCTCGACCATGACGACCGCGTCAACGGCGTGCTGCTGCTCACCGTCGACGGCGCGAGCGCCGAGAACGACGATGTCAGCGGCGCGCTCCCCCAGGACGCCGAGATCGCCGGCATGCAGGCCGCCGCGCTGGCGGCGACCCCCGAGGCCGAGTGGGCGACGGTGGCCCCGAACCACCCGATCCTGATCATCCAGGGGGCCGACGACCCGATCGCACCACCCGTGAACGGCGAGCAGCTGCGCGCCACCGCGCCGCACCTGGTCAGCCTCACCACCATCGAGGGCGCCGGTCACCTCTTCGTCTCGACGCACGCGGGCGAGACCGGCTTCCTCATCGAGGACTACCTCGGCATGGACTGA
- a CDS encoding ABC transporter permease — protein MTATDIRPDTAVRVNPARDTWHVLTRELKPVVRDPFSLIFSLVQPLVFLGLFAPLLVGTSGAPVGETLQWFVPGVLVMIVLFGTGATGSNLQYEMMTGSHERTLVAPLSRSSLLVGRALKEIAPIVVQAIVIVLIAWPFGFTINVPGLVIGLALLAVFGVGLGSLSYTLALKTKDREWLFWGVQQTLIFPLLILSGMLLPLDQAPGWMRAVSVVNPINWVVQAERALLAGELGDVTVLWGWIAALAVAVVGLLVGIRAMRTSS, from the coding sequence ATGACCGCCACCGACATCCGACCCGACACGGCCGTGCGGGTGAACCCCGCGCGCGATACCTGGCACGTGCTCACCCGTGAGCTCAAGCCGGTGGTCCGCGACCCGTTCTCGCTGATCTTCAGCCTCGTGCAGCCGCTGGTGTTCCTGGGGCTCTTCGCTCCGCTGCTGGTCGGCACGTCCGGCGCTCCGGTCGGCGAGACGCTGCAGTGGTTCGTGCCCGGTGTGCTGGTCATGATCGTGCTGTTCGGCACCGGCGCGACCGGCTCGAACCTGCAGTACGAGATGATGACCGGTTCGCACGAGCGGACCCTCGTCGCGCCGCTTTCACGATCGTCGCTGCTGGTGGGGCGCGCACTGAAGGAGATCGCCCCGATCGTGGTGCAGGCGATCGTCATCGTGCTGATCGCGTGGCCGTTCGGCTTCACGATCAACGTGCCGGGCCTCGTGATCGGCCTCGCGCTGCTGGCCGTGTTCGGGGTCGGGCTCGGATCGCTCTCGTACACCCTCGCGCTGAAGACGAAGGACCGCGAGTGGCTCTTCTGGGGTGTGCAGCAGACGCTGATCTTCCCCCTGTTGATCCTGTCGGGCATGCTGCTGCCCCTCGACCAGGCGCCGGGCTGGATGCGCGCGGTCTCGGTCGTCAACCCGATCAACTGGGTCGTGCAGGCCGAGCGCGCGCTGCTGGCCGGCGAGCTCGGCGACGTCACCGTGTTGTGGGGCTGGATCGCCGCGCTCGCGGTCGCGGTGGTCGGGCTGCTGGTGGGCATCCGCGCAATGCGCACCAGCAGCTGA
- a CDS encoding ATP-binding cassette domain-containing protein — MANETILEAHGLTKRFTVKKKTVEAVTDLTFQVARGELVAFLGPNGAGKSTSLRMLTTLIPPSAGTARVVGFDILRQPADVRARIGYVGQLTSGSFAQRARDELLSQGAFYGMSKPASRARADELIESLDLAGFANRSVQQMSGGQKRRLDIALGLMHAPPLLFLDEPSTGLDPQSRANLWQHILDLRQEYGTTVFLTTHYLEEADRYAERVMVMDKGRVIADDTAARLKANLAGDLLTLGFASEADAAAAVAVVQGLTDREVVGEGDAVTLTAPDGDALLPAAVRALDAAGITVARATGVPPTLDDVFLALTGRTLREAGEGEAVDDTQAAEAADGAAPAAGAESPASLTEAASTDAAVTEGAGR, encoded by the coding sequence ATGGCGAACGAAACGATCCTCGAAGCGCACGGACTCACCAAGCGCTTCACGGTAAAGAAGAAGACCGTCGAGGCGGTCACCGATCTGACGTTCCAGGTCGCACGCGGCGAACTCGTCGCGTTCCTGGGACCCAACGGCGCGGGCAAGTCGACCAGCCTGCGCATGCTCACCACCCTCATCCCACCCAGCGCCGGCACGGCACGCGTCGTCGGGTTCGACATCCTCCGGCAGCCGGCTGACGTGCGGGCGCGCATCGGGTACGTCGGCCAGCTCACCAGCGGCAGCTTCGCACAGCGCGCCCGCGACGAGCTGCTCAGCCAGGGCGCGTTCTACGGCATGAGCAAGCCGGCCTCGCGCGCCCGGGCGGACGAGCTCATCGAGTCGCTCGATCTGGCCGGCTTCGCGAACCGGTCGGTGCAGCAGATGTCGGGCGGGCAGAAGCGCCGGCTCGACATCGCGCTCGGGCTCATGCACGCGCCGCCGCTGCTGTTCCTCGACGAGCCGTCGACGGGCCTCGACCCGCAGAGCCGGGCGAACCTGTGGCAGCACATCCTCGACCTGCGGCAGGAGTACGGCACGACGGTGTTCCTCACGACCCATTACCTCGAAGAGGCCGACCGCTACGCCGAGCGGGTGATGGTGATGGACAAGGGCCGTGTCATCGCAGACGACACCGCCGCGCGGCTGAAGGCCAACCTCGCCGGCGACCTGCTGACCCTCGGGTTCGCGTCGGAGGCCGATGCCGCTGCCGCGGTCGCCGTCGTCCAGGGGCTCACAGACCGGGAAGTGGTCGGCGAGGGCGACGCCGTGACGCTCACGGCGCCGGACGGCGATGCCCTGCTGCCGGCGGCGGTGCGGGCGCTGGATGCCGCGGGCATCACCGTCGCACGCGCCACGGGCGTCCCGCCGACGCTCGACGACGTGTTCCTCGCGCTCACCGGCCGCACCCTGCGCGAAGCGGGCGAAGGCGAGGCCGTCGACGACACGCAGGCCGCGGAAGCGGCCGACGGCGCTGCGCCCGCCGCGGGCGCCGAGTCGCCGGCATCCCTCACCGAAGCAGCATCCACCGACGCAGCCGTCACCGAAGGAGCAGGACGATGA